The Virgibacillus sp. MSP4-1 genome has a segment encoding these proteins:
- a CDS encoding glycine betaine ABC transporter substrate-binding protein, with protein sequence MKKIKTLLLPMILMISVLLVACVGNDEGNNGEEDAQGNDTEDKGVITIGNAPYDYETPPVEITKLVAEEQGYEVEVLEGDVGFMFLSMQQGDVDIWPGLWPNIHETYYKKFAGEFQEGSTIFDGAPTGWVVPTYMGIESIEELVGNEDIVDGKLIGFEPGSGMMLTSEEVVEAYDLDLELVSGTMSSMLTEVDYAISQQEPILFLGWRPHTMFRKYDIVALEDPKGYWGDDSLVWGVNNDFKSKAPDIYNFVNNFKMSIDEVEEYLYQNQDKGQDATELAKQWIEDNRSDIDAWLKEQ encoded by the coding sequence GTGAAGAAGATTAAAACTTTATTACTACCTATGATTTTGATGATAAGTGTATTATTAGTTGCCTGCGTTGGTAATGATGAAGGCAATAATGGTGAAGAAGATGCACAGGGAAATGACACAGAGGACAAAGGTGTTATTACGATTGGGAATGCGCCTTATGATTATGAAACGCCTCCCGTTGAAATCACAAAACTTGTGGCAGAAGAGCAAGGCTATGAGGTAGAAGTTTTGGAAGGTGATGTAGGATTTATGTTCCTATCCATGCAACAGGGAGATGTCGATATATGGCCTGGACTTTGGCCGAACATTCATGAAACATACTATAAAAAATTTGCAGGAGAATTCCAAGAGGGAAGTACAATCTTTGATGGCGCACCAACTGGATGGGTAGTGCCGACCTATATGGGTATTGAATCTATTGAAGAATTAGTAGGTAATGAAGACATTGTCGATGGAAAGTTAATTGGCTTTGAGCCTGGTTCAGGGATGATGCTTACATCTGAAGAGGTTGTAGAAGCTTACGACTTAGATCTTGAGCTTGTATCTGGAACAATGTCATCCATGTTAACTGAAGTCGATTATGCAATTAGTCAACAAGAACCAATCTTATTCTTAGGCTGGCGCCCACATACTATGTTTAGAAAATATGACATCGTAGCACTTGAAGATCCTAAAGGTTACTGGGGTGATGATAGCTTAGTTTGGGGAGTAAATAACGATTTTAAATCAAAGGCACCAGACATCTACAACTTTGTTAATAACTTTAAAATGAGTATTGATGAAGTAGAGGAGTACCTCTATCAAAATCAAGATAAAGGCCAAGATGCTACAGAGTTAGCAAAACAATGGATAGAAGACAATCGTTCGGATATCGATGCTTGGTTAAAAGAACAATAA
- a CDS encoding glycine betaine/L-proline ABC transporter ATP-binding protein, whose protein sequence is MSIIKVENLYKVFGKEPKAAIKLVEQGYTKDEIMEKTGNTVGIKDVSFEVEAGESFVVMGLSGSGKSTLVRCLNRLIEPTSGSIYINDKDITKMDKQELSDIRKKTINMVFQNFAIFPHKTVLENASYGLKVRGIAKEEREQKGREALDNVGLKGWEDSYPSNLSGGMQQRVGLARALATDSEILLMDEAFSALDPLIRKDMQTELLELQDSLQKTIVFITHDLDEALRIGDRIALMKDGEIVQIGTPEEIMMSPATDYVKKFVEDVDRSRVLTAEMMMKKTTTVVRYPKDGPRVALHRMNESDISSIFVLDKQSRLIGIVMAEDALEAVENNETSLDSIIQKDIPKALPDTPVKEMFALLTGKNLPLAVVDENEKFLGIVVRGTVMAKLAEGGTENV, encoded by the coding sequence ATGTCAATTATTAAAGTTGAAAATCTTTATAAAGTCTTTGGGAAGGAACCAAAGGCAGCAATAAAATTGGTGGAACAAGGTTATACAAAAGACGAAATCATGGAGAAAACCGGCAATACAGTCGGGATTAAAGATGTATCCTTTGAAGTGGAAGCTGGAGAATCCTTTGTTGTTATGGGCCTGTCAGGTAGCGGAAAGTCAACGTTAGTTCGCTGCCTTAACCGTTTAATTGAACCAACATCAGGATCCATTTATATTAATGATAAAGATATTACAAAGATGGATAAGCAGGAATTATCTGATATTCGTAAAAAAACCATTAATATGGTTTTTCAGAACTTTGCTATTTTTCCTCATAAAACCGTTCTTGAAAATGCTTCTTACGGATTAAAGGTACGTGGAATAGCCAAAGAAGAACGGGAACAAAAGGGACGAGAAGCCTTAGACAACGTTGGTTTAAAAGGATGGGAAGATTCTTATCCTTCCAATTTGAGTGGTGGAATGCAACAACGGGTCGGCCTTGCGCGTGCACTTGCAACAGATTCAGAAATTTTATTGATGGACGAAGCCTTTAGTGCACTGGATCCATTAATTAGAAAAGATATGCAGACTGAACTGCTAGAACTTCAAGATAGCTTACAAAAAACTATCGTCTTTATCACCCATGATTTGGATGAAGCCTTACGTATAGGTGATCGCATTGCTTTGATGAAAGATGGAGAGATTGTTCAAATAGGCACCCCAGAGGAAATTATGATGTCTCCTGCCACAGATTATGTTAAAAAGTTTGTTGAGGATGTGGATCGCTCACGGGTTTTAACTGCAGAAATGATGATGAAGAAAACAACAACTGTTGTTCGTTATCCAAAAGATGGCCCACGTGTGGCCCTTCATCGGATGAATGAAAGTGATATTTCAAGTATTTTTGTTTTAGATAAACAAAGTCGGCTTATCGGTATTGTAATGGCGGAAGATGCTTTGGAGGCAGTAGAAAATAATGAAACAAGTCTTGATTCCATTATTCAAAAGGACATTCCAAAAGCGCTCCCTGATACGCCAGTGAAAGAAATGTTTGCTTTATTAACGGGAAAGAACTTACCTTTAGCTGTTGTTGATGAAAATGAAAAGTTTCTTGGTATTGTTGTTCGCGGAACCGTGATGGCAAAGCTTGCTGAAGGGGGGACTGAAAATGTTTGA
- a CDS encoding proline/glycine betaine ABC transporter permease, with protein MFDFYIPLEDWINAGFEKISSVLSPILRSASEVLETLINAFEELLLWPPAIVIMVLVSLLVWWASSFRLAIFAFVGLLLTFGIDIWDATMATIALALSGTAVSLIIGIPLGIIASQSNVFERMLRPILDFMQTIPSFVYLIPAVMFFGMGKVAALVATMIFAMPPAARLTTLGIREVSGEMVEAAKAFGSGRWQTLKEVQLPLALPTIMAGVNQCIMMALAMTVIASMIGAGGLGNIVLRSMQSINIGLGVVGGLGIVVLAILLDRMTESISNKMNKNK; from the coding sequence ATGTTTGATTTTTACATTCCGTTAGAAGATTGGATTAACGCCGGTTTTGAAAAAATAAGTAGTGTTCTCAGTCCTATATTACGCTCAGCAAGTGAAGTATTAGAAACCTTAATTAATGCATTTGAAGAGTTGCTACTATGGCCGCCAGCAATTGTAATCATGGTGTTAGTGTCCTTATTAGTTTGGTGGGCATCTAGTTTTCGTCTAGCTATTTTTGCATTTGTAGGACTTTTGCTTACTTTTGGAATTGATATTTGGGATGCTACGATGGCAACCATTGCTCTAGCTCTATCAGGAACCGCCGTTTCATTGATTATCGGCATTCCATTAGGTATTATTGCATCACAAAGTAATGTATTTGAACGCATGCTAAGACCTATATTGGATTTTATGCAAACGATCCCTAGTTTCGTTTATCTTATACCAGCAGTTATGTTTTTTGGTATGGGGAAAGTTGCTGCGCTTGTTGCCACAATGATTTTTGCTATGCCTCCAGCCGCCCGTCTAACAACATTAGGTATTCGAGAAGTATCTGGTGAAATGGTTGAAGCGGCTAAGGCATTTGGATCTGGAAGGTGGCAAACTTTAAAGGAAGTGCAGTTACCCCTTGCTTTACCTACCATTATGGCAGGTGTCAATCAATGTATCATGATGGCGCTGGCAATGACCGTTATTGCATCCATGATTGGAGCTGGTGGTTTAGGTAACATTGTGTTACGATCCATGCAAAGTATCAATATTGGCTTAGGTGTTGTTGGTGGTTTAGGTATTGTTGTCCTTGCCATCCTATTAGATCGAATGACAGAAAGTATTTCCAATAAAATGAATAAAAATAAATAA
- a CDS encoding transposase family protein: METIEPSNRCIHCDFSKNLRRHDKRLRRVRDMNLIHKYLHLLIHVKRWRCQNCKKLFCKPLSSVPSGSHQTYRLQEHIFEQCRATTISYAGR; the protein is encoded by the coding sequence GTGGAAACCATCGAACCCTCAAATCGATGTATTCACTGCGATTTTTCAAAAAACCTTAGGCGGCACGATAAACGTCTACGAAGAGTAAGGGACATGAATCTAATTCATAAGTATTTGCATCTACTCATTCATGTCAAACGATGGCGTTGTCAGAACTGCAAGAAATTGTTTTGCAAACCCTTATCTTCTGTACCATCTGGAAGCCATCAAACCTATCGCTTGCAGGAACACATTTTTGAACAATGTCGTGCTACAACGATTAGTTATGCGGGCCGTTAA
- a CDS encoding thioredoxin family protein, producing the protein MKTEEQYFLEGKSIQQYMDEMSKLKEESFRVYQEFELPKDGIVDELKKHSLHFLVITEDWCGDAMMINPVIRKLAEAADIEMRVTLRDEDTDLIDRHLTNGGRAIPIILILNEEGRLIGKWGPRAPEVQQIVDEYRATLPTKDDPAFPEKQKEVFSALQKRYADEPLLWSYVYESFKQTLKAIL; encoded by the coding sequence ATGAAAACGGAAGAACAGTATTTTTTAGAAGGAAAATCAATTCAGCAATATATGGATGAGATGAGTAAATTAAAAGAAGAAAGTTTTCGTGTTTATCAGGAGTTTGAATTACCTAAAGATGGAATTGTGGATGAACTGAAAAAGCATTCTTTGCACTTTTTAGTCATTACGGAAGATTGGTGTGGGGATGCGATGATGATTAATCCAGTTATTCGAAAGCTGGCTGAAGCTGCAGACATTGAAATGCGTGTCACATTAAGAGATGAAGATACAGACCTTATTGATCGCCACTTAACCAATGGGGGACGAGCGATACCAATTATTTTAATTTTAAATGAGGAAGGTCGATTAATTGGCAAATGGGGGCCGCGTGCACCTGAAGTCCAACAAATTGTTGATGAATACCGCGCTACACTACCAACTAAAGACGACCCTGCTTTTCCGGAAAAACAAAAAGAAGTCTTTTCCGCGTTACAGAAAAGATATGCAGATGAACCACTCCTTTGGTCATATGTTTACGAGAGCTTCAAACAAACATTAAAGGCAATTCTGTAA
- a CDS encoding DUF438 domain-containing protein has product MNKAYLDTKRVLNIRDLLLRLQNEESEQDIQEDFYQHVQDLETLDILLILQQVVNVYPEVEKKDIQKFFDISHQLYNHSILDIHVPESDHTGHPIQIFNEENQAFENLFARLSSQLNALKNDPEHPTEQLKEDMKQLGTLYSHYNRKEKLYFPILERYGIYTLSRTMWAGDDRIRTLYKATRKMMDKIPNIDFKYVKQAYLDLEQACKDMIFDEEYSLLPTAKILFKEKDWAAIAKESKAFGYAIDEPKEKWIPDTEEADAAVHATHSEHLRFGGGYLTIHEANHILNHLPLEITFVDKNGVFKYFNEIVESSEMMFIRTPTSIGRNVSKCHPPKSMPKVMELIRDLRSGRRESETMWFKKKDQFVHITYKGVFDENGQYLGILEYVQDIQPFLDLPREVKRELSDRTVF; this is encoded by the coding sequence ATGAATAAAGCCTATTTAGATACGAAACGAGTACTGAACATAAGAGATCTGTTACTTCGATTACAAAATGAAGAGTCAGAACAAGACATACAAGAGGATTTTTACCAGCACGTCCAGGACTTAGAGACCCTGGACATCCTGTTGATTTTGCAACAGGTGGTAAATGTTTATCCTGAAGTAGAAAAGAAAGATATCCAAAAATTCTTTGACATTTCTCACCAACTGTACAATCATTCCATTCTTGATATTCATGTCCCTGAATCAGATCATACAGGTCATCCTATCCAAATATTTAATGAGGAAAACCAAGCATTTGAAAATCTATTTGCCCGACTAAGCAGCCAACTGAATGCCTTGAAAAATGACCCCGAACACCCGACAGAGCAGTTAAAAGAGGACATGAAGCAATTAGGGACATTATACAGCCATTACAATCGGAAAGAAAAGCTCTATTTCCCAATACTGGAGCGCTATGGCATCTATACTCTTTCCAGAACCATGTGGGCAGGTGATGACCGAATCCGCACGTTATATAAAGCGACCAGAAAGATGATGGACAAAATCCCCAACATCGATTTTAAATACGTCAAGCAGGCTTATCTTGACCTGGAACAAGCCTGTAAGGACATGATTTTTGATGAAGAGTACTCCCTATTACCGACAGCGAAGATTCTTTTTAAAGAAAAAGATTGGGCTGCGATTGCAAAGGAGAGTAAAGCCTTTGGATATGCCATAGATGAACCAAAAGAAAAATGGATACCTGATACGGAGGAGGCTGATGCTGCTGTTCATGCAACGCATTCCGAACATTTACGGTTTGGTGGAGGGTATTTAACCATTCATGAAGCAAATCATATTCTGAATCATTTACCACTGGAGATTACGTTCGTCGATAAAAATGGGGTCTTTAAATACTTCAATGAAATCGTAGAATCCTCAGAAATGATGTTTATACGCACACCAACATCCATCGGTCGAAATGTATCAAAGTGCCATCCACCAAAAAGTATGCCCAAAGTGATGGAACTCATCCGTGACTTAAGATCAGGAAGACGGGAGTCCGAAACGATGTGGTTCAAAAAGAAAGACCAATTCGTTCATATTACGTATAAAGGTGTGTTTGATGAAAACGGACAGTACTTGGGCATATTAGAATATGTTCAGGACATACAGCCATTCCTGGACTTACCTCGTGAAGTGAAAAGGGAATTAAGTGATCGGACAGTGTTTTAG
- a CDS encoding peptide-methionine (S)-S-oxide reductase — protein MKREWESKLDGVIQTEIQPFSTFHLAEDYHQKYYLKRFKRATETIQRLFPHHKAFVDATISARLNGFVKEFGKMNELKNEIEYWKLSEEEKRKLLTQLSQIKW, from the coding sequence GTGAAACGAGAGTGGGAGAGTAAGTTGGATGGCGTCATTCAAACAGAAATTCAACCTTTTTCAACGTTTCATCTGGCAGAAGATTATCACCAAAAGTATTATTTGAAAAGATTTAAAAGAGCAACAGAAACAATTCAAAGACTCTTTCCCCATCACAAGGCATTTGTGGATGCTACCATTTCTGCCCGGTTAAACGGATTCGTTAAAGAGTTTGGAAAAATGAACGAGTTGAAGAATGAGATAGAATACTGGAAACTCTCTGAGGAAGAAAAGCGTAAGTTGTTAACTCAATTATCTCAAATAAAGTGGTGA
- a CDS encoding PAS domain-containing protein: MSEEKLSDVVSPEAVINFETGAIKASTLDSIINLLPFEMGFCDENDIFRWFSNNPNRVHGRRKEAIGRHVLELHPKVVHHVEKLLNDFHSGRRDEWEFWFPKHSGEAGQIYQKFMAVRDEHGKYLGCMDVTVNIDIFKGKEGKNTPETIDEFITY, translated from the coding sequence ATGTCTGAAGAAAAATTGTCAGATGTAGTTAGTCCTGAAGCTGTCATTAATTTTGAGACAGGTGCAATTAAAGCAAGTACGTTGGATTCAATCATAAACCTTTTGCCATTTGAAATGGGCTTTTGCGATGAGAACGATATTTTCCGCTGGTTTTCAAACAATCCCAATCGTGTGCACGGTCGCCGTAAGGAAGCGATAGGTCGTCATGTGCTTGAGCTTCATCCGAAAGTGGTTCACCATGTTGAAAAATTGCTGAATGATTTTCATTCAGGAAGACGCGACGAATGGGAATTCTGGTTCCCGAAACACTCAGGTGAAGCCGGTCAGATTTATCAGAAATTCATGGCCGTCCGTGATGAACATGGAAAATACCTTGGCTGTATGGATGTGACCGTTAATATCGACATTTTCAAAGGAAAGGAAGGGAAAAATACCCCTGAAACGATTGACGAATTTATCACGTATTAA
- a CDS encoding biosynthetic peptidoglycan transglycosylase has translation MIRLIRNLTILALSLVLLVAAIYGVLGYNKYKESINSMPIKEKVESVRQDESFVPLSNISPDFSDAVVAIEDHRFYEHGAFEFISLVRAALTNLIKGEIVQGGSTITQQVAKNLYYSNKQTLVRKVAELFVAIDLEEMYSKDEILELYVNIVYYGESNVGIKEASMHYFDKQPSKLTYKEATFLAGLPRAPSIYSSNSKAAKDRQAEVMEALKDYRNENEIFE, from the coding sequence ATGATTAGATTAATAAGAAATCTCACAATACTGGCATTAAGCCTGGTCCTTCTTGTGGCAGCAATATATGGGGTACTTGGCTACAATAAGTATAAAGAATCCATAAATTCGATGCCGATTAAAGAAAAAGTTGAGTCCGTGCGACAAGATGAGAGTTTCGTACCACTATCCAATATCTCTCCTGACTTTTCTGATGCAGTCGTTGCCATTGAGGATCATCGATTTTATGAACATGGGGCCTTCGAATTCATTTCCCTTGTAAGAGCTGCCCTTACTAATTTAATAAAAGGGGAAATTGTGCAGGGGGGGAGTACAATCACTCAACAAGTCGCTAAAAACCTGTACTATTCGAATAAACAAACCCTGGTCCGGAAAGTTGCTGAACTATTTGTTGCCATTGATCTGGAAGAAATGTATAGCAAAGATGAAATTCTGGAGCTCTATGTCAACATCGTTTATTATGGTGAAAGTAACGTTGGAATTAAAGAAGCCAGTATGCATTATTTTGACAAACAACCCAGTAAATTAACTTATAAAGAAGCTACATTTTTAGCTGGCTTACCTCGAGCCCCAAGCATTTACAGTTCTAATAGCAAAGCAGCAAAAGATCGGCAAGCAGAGGTTATGGAGGCATTAAAAGATTATCGAAATGAAAATGAGATTTTTGAATAA
- a CDS encoding alkaline phosphatase produces MALFRKSGKKLLPIAMVSALAVGTLASGTPSIDAKVSPNQGKIKNVIFMIGDGMGPAYNTAYRSFKDDPSTPYMENTAFDEYLVGMQETYPWDEEESITDSAAAATSMAAGIKTYNGAISVDVNKNEVETVLEQAKEDGKATGLVATSQVNHATPASFGAHDESRHNYNEIADDYIDEKINGEPKMDVILGGGTSYFERTDRDLTEEFQEEGFSYVTTREELENDNNEQVLGLFAPVGLDKAIDRPEEQPSLAEMTDAALERLTKDKDGFFLMVEGSQIDWAGHDNDVVSAMSEMEDFEQAFKKAIDFAKKDGQTLVITTADHSTGGFAMGINGEYKWNPAPLKAAKRTPDFMASKIAGGAAAEEVLEQYVDLDLTDKEIQSVADAAETYDVTTIDNAIEKIFDIRSGTGWTTGGHDGVDVNVYAYGPQADKFVGLHDNHEVGQMVKDVLNNKRNKK; encoded by the coding sequence ATGGCTTTGTTTAGGAAGTCAGGGAAAAAACTATTACCCATTGCCATGGTATCTGCACTTGCTGTTGGAACATTGGCAAGCGGTACCCCAAGTATTGATGCAAAGGTGAGTCCTAATCAAGGGAAAATCAAAAACGTTATTTTCATGATTGGAGATGGAATGGGGCCTGCTTATAACACGGCTTACCGATCTTTTAAAGATGATCCATCCACACCTTATATGGAGAATACAGCTTTTGATGAGTATCTGGTTGGTATGCAGGAAACGTATCCATGGGATGAAGAGGAGAGCATCACAGATTCAGCGGCTGCAGCTACGTCCATGGCTGCTGGAATCAAAACGTATAATGGTGCCATTTCTGTGGATGTAAATAAGAATGAAGTAGAAACGGTATTGGAACAAGCCAAGGAAGATGGCAAAGCAACAGGACTTGTTGCGACTTCTCAAGTTAACCATGCAACACCGGCATCATTTGGAGCACATGATGAATCCCGCCATAATTACAATGAAATTGCCGATGACTATATTGATGAAAAAATAAATGGAGAACCAAAAATGGATGTGATCCTTGGAGGGGGTACTTCCTATTTTGAACGTACGGACCGAGACCTTACTGAAGAATTTCAGGAAGAAGGATTCAGCTATGTTACGACAAGAGAAGAACTGGAGAATGATAACAATGAACAGGTTCTCGGCTTATTTGCCCCAGTAGGATTGGATAAAGCCATTGATCGTCCGGAAGAACAGCCAAGTCTTGCGGAAATGACAGATGCCGCCTTAGAACGATTAACCAAGGATAAGGATGGCTTTTTCCTCATGGTAGAGGGTAGCCAAATTGACTGGGCTGGCCATGACAATGATGTTGTATCGGCAATGAGTGAAATGGAGGATTTTGAGCAAGCATTTAAAAAAGCCATTGATTTTGCAAAAAAGGATGGTCAAACTCTTGTTATCACTACGGCTGACCACTCAACAGGCGGATTTGCCATGGGAATTAACGGAGAATATAAATGGAATCCAGCTCCATTAAAGGCTGCCAAGCGTACTCCTGATTTTATGGCTTCTAAAATTGCCGGTGGTGCAGCGGCTGAAGAAGTATTAGAACAATACGTTGATCTCGACTTAACTGATAAAGAAATTCAATCGGTTGCAGACGCAGCAGAGACCTATGATGTAACGACCATTGACAATGCTATAGAAAAAATCTTTGATATTCGCTCAGGTACTGGCTGGACAACGGGTGGACATGATGGCGTAGACGTGAATGTTTACGCATATGGCCCACAGGCAGATAAATTTGTGGGTCTCCACGACAACCATGAAGTTGGTCAAATGGTAAAGGATGTCTTAAATAATAAAAGGAATAAAAAATAG
- a CDS encoding BMP family protein, with protein sequence MRNRIYLLLVLFLSAGLLLVACGGTENPGEEKAGTEENGDAASGNGEASSDYKVAMVTDEGGVDDKSFNQSAWEGIQAWGEEHGFSKGENYDYAQSNEKAEYMPNITRFVRDQYDLVFGVGFKLKKDIQTAAEQFPDTNFAIIDEEVDAPNAASVRFKEHQGSFLVGVAAAMKTKTNKVGFVGGIESPLIKKFQSGFIAGVKSVNPDIKVDVQYAESFTDPAKGKLIATNMYDSGVDVIYHSSGGTGNGVFNQAKDIKKNDPEREIWVIGVDRDQHDEGQIGEHNVTLTSMIKRVDVAVQDVINRGMKGEFPGGELLEYGLDENGIAVAVTNKGAMTEEIITAIEDWKEQILNGEVKVPQTIEELETYLNSL encoded by the coding sequence ATGAGAAATCGTATCTATCTGCTTTTGGTTTTATTTTTATCAGCAGGCTTACTTCTGGTGGCATGTGGCGGAACAGAGAATCCGGGAGAAGAGAAGGCAGGAACCGAGGAAAATGGAGATGCTGCGTCTGGAAATGGTGAGGCTTCTTCTGATTATAAAGTTGCTATGGTTACAGATGAAGGTGGAGTAGATGATAAATCATTTAACCAATCAGCCTGGGAAGGTATTCAGGCCTGGGGTGAGGAACACGGGTTTTCAAAAGGTGAAAACTATGATTATGCCCAGTCCAATGAGAAAGCGGAATATATGCCTAACATCACTCGTTTTGTTCGTGACCAGTATGATCTGGTATTTGGCGTTGGATTTAAATTAAAAAAAGACATTCAAACAGCGGCAGAGCAATTTCCAGATACGAACTTTGCCATCATTGATGAAGAGGTCGATGCACCAAATGCTGCCAGTGTCAGATTTAAAGAGCATCAAGGTTCATTCTTAGTTGGCGTAGCTGCTGCTATGAAGACGAAAACAAATAAAGTAGGATTTGTTGGTGGAATTGAATCCCCATTAATAAAGAAATTTCAATCCGGTTTTATCGCAGGTGTAAAATCGGTAAATCCTGATATTAAAGTGGATGTGCAGTATGCTGAATCTTTCACCGACCCTGCAAAAGGGAAATTAATAGCCACCAACATGTATGACAGTGGCGTAGATGTCATTTATCATTCATCTGGCGGAACAGGGAATGGTGTATTTAACCAAGCTAAAGATATTAAGAAAAATGATCCTGAACGTGAAATCTGGGTCATTGGTGTAGACCGTGATCAGCACGATGAAGGTCAAATTGGAGAGCATAATGTAACTTTAACTTCCATGATTAAACGTGTCGACGTAGCGGTTCAGGATGTGATCAACAGAGGAATGAAGGGTGAATTTCCTGGAGGAGAATTATTGGAATACGGCTTAGATGAAAATGGGATAGCTGTTGCTGTAACAAATAAAGGAGCTATGACAGAAGAAATCATTACGGCAATTGAAGATTGGAAAGAACAAATTCTTAACGGTGAAGTAAAAGTACCACAAACGATCGAGGAATTAGAGACTTACCTTAATTCACTATAA
- a CDS encoding ABC transporter ATP-binding protein, whose product MEYVIEMLNIRKEFPGIVANDNITIQLRKGEIHALLGENGAGKSTLMNVLFGLYQPEQGEIRVNDKNVKITNPSIANELGIGMVHQHFMLVEPFTVTQNIVLGKEPTNKFGRIDIAKARDEIQELSDRYGLKVNPDSKIRDISVGMQQRVEILKTIYRGAEVLIFDEPTAVLTPQEIRELMEIMRSLVKEGKSIILITHKLKEIMDVCDRCTVIRKGKGIGTVNVSETNATELASWMVGREVHFKTEKKEAKPGDHVLKIESLVVRDSRKVDIIKGLNLDVHAGEIIGIAGVDGNGQSELIEAITGLTKIRSGSIKLNNREISNLSPRKITESGIGHIPQDRHKYGLVLDYSIGENIVLQTYYKKPFSRAKVLNYKEIFSKAQRIIKEYDVRTPSAYTKARALSGGNQQKAIIGREIDRSPDLLIAAQPTRGLDVGAVEFIHQKLIEERDKGKAILLVSFELDEIINISDRIAVMFDGKIVANLKPGETNEQELGLLMAGSQGKAGESIHDVQ is encoded by the coding sequence TTGGAATATGTGATTGAAATGTTAAACATAAGGAAAGAGTTCCCCGGCATTGTTGCAAATGACAACATTACAATCCAATTAAGGAAAGGCGAAATCCATGCATTATTGGGTGAGAATGGTGCAGGAAAATCAACACTTATGAATGTATTATTTGGTTTATATCAACCTGAACAAGGTGAAATTCGTGTTAACGATAAAAATGTAAAAATAACGAATCCAAGTATTGCAAATGAGTTAGGAATTGGGATGGTGCATCAGCACTTTATGCTGGTAGAACCATTTACTGTAACGCAAAACATCGTGTTGGGTAAGGAGCCGACCAATAAATTTGGCAGGATTGATATTGCTAAGGCAAGAGATGAGATTCAGGAATTATCTGATCGATATGGATTAAAAGTAAACCCTGATTCAAAGATTCGTGATATTTCTGTAGGGATGCAGCAGCGTGTCGAAATCCTGAAAACAATCTATCGGGGTGCGGAAGTTTTAATATTCGACGAACCAACAGCTGTCCTGACCCCTCAGGAGATACGTGAATTGATGGAAATTATGCGTTCTCTTGTTAAAGAGGGGAAATCTATCATTCTAATCACACACAAACTTAAGGAAATTATGGACGTTTGCGATCGGTGTACGGTTATTCGTAAAGGCAAGGGGATTGGCACGGTAAATGTTTCAGAAACAAATGCTACTGAACTTGCATCGTGGATGGTTGGTCGTGAGGTTCATTTTAAAACAGAGAAAAAAGAAGCTAAGCCAGGAGATCATGTTCTTAAAATTGAGAGTTTAGTTGTGAGAGACTCCAGAAAAGTAGACATCATAAAAGGCTTAAATTTAGACGTTCACGCAGGTGAAATCATTGGTATAGCTGGTGTTGATGGCAACGGTCAATCGGAACTTATTGAGGCCATAACTGGGTTAACAAAAATCAGATCGGGGTCTATTAAACTAAATAACAGAGAAATTTCCAATCTTTCTCCCAGGAAAATCACAGAAAGTGGTATCGGTCACATTCCTCAGGATCGCCATAAATACGGTCTTGTTTTAGACTACTCAATCGGTGAAAATATTGTGTTACAAACATACTATAAGAAGCCATTTTCAAGAGCAAAAGTATTAAATTATAAAGAAATATTCAGTAAGGCTCAACGGATAATAAAAGAATACGATGTCCGTACTCCAAGTGCATATACAAAAGCGCGGGCTCTGTCCGGTGGCAATCAGCAGAAAGCAATCATTGGACGAGAAATTGATCGTTCACCTGATTTACTTATTGCTGCTCAGCCAACGCGGGGTCTTGATGTTGGAGCCGTGGAATTCATTCATCAAAAGTTAATTGAAGAACGTGATAAAGGAAAAGCCATTCTTCTGGTATCCTTTGAACTTGATGAAATCATAAATATCAGTGACAGGATAGCCGTGATGTTTGATGGCAAAATAGTCGCTAATTTAAAACCTGGTGAAACAAACGAGCAGGAGCTTGGGCTGTTAATGGCCGGCAGTCAGGGGAAAGCAGGTGAGAGCATTCATGACGTCCAATAG